The following proteins are co-located in the bacterium genome:
- a CDS encoding class I SAM-dependent methyltransferase, with translation MVVDLGGGTGFLLSQLRAQGIGADTFLVNIDCSDAQLALSNKKNISSVCTSVDKFRRSDVASKDGRVLFIMRSVLHYFGKDGLSPLLRYLRSQAKAGEFFVHQTASFDNEEEAVCLNALYRHMRTNKWYPTVKDLQRHMTDSRWRVTDTIPARSLLLTSDELGQRYALNTSDIAYIRDIMVKEFGVMKDVFQLIPSGFQANLHYRIYTCEAVSA, from the coding sequence GTGGTTGTGGACTTAGGGGGAGGAACGGGTTTTCTGCTGTCTCAGTTGAGAGCGCAGGGAATCGGAGCTGATACATTTCTTGTGAACATTGACTGCTCAGATGCCCAACTTGCTTTGTCAAATAAGAAAAACATTTCCTCTGTCTGCACCTCAGTAGATAAGTTCAGGCGCAGTGATGTTGCGTCCAAAGATGGACGGGTTTTATTCATTATGCGGTCCGTTCTCCACTACTTCGGGAAAGATGGTTTGTCGCCTTTATTGCGCTATCTTCGCAGTCAGGCAAAAGCAGGCGAGTTTTTTGTGCATCAGACTGCATCGTTTGACAACGAGGAAGAAGCTGTCTGCCTCAATGCGCTGTATAGACACATGCGTACTAACAAATGGTATCCCACGGTTAAAGACTTGCAGAGACACATGACGGATTCCCGCTGGCGCGTAACGGATACGATTCCTGCGCGTTCGCTCCTATTGACCTCGGATGAATTGGGCCAGAGGTATGCTCTGAACACAAGTGATATCGCTTATATACGCGATATAATGGTGAAAGAATTCGGCGTGATGAAAGACGTCTTTCAACTCATTCCGTCCGGATTTCAGGCGAAC